The following is a genomic window from Burkholderia cepacia ATCC 25416.
TGAAGGAAACGCATGACTGATACCTCCCGCGATCTCGTTCTCGTCACCGGCGCGTCCGGTTTCGTCGGCTCGGCCGTCGCGCGCATCGCGCAGCAGAAAGGCTATGCGGTGCGCGTGCTCGTGCGCCCGACCAGCCCGCGCACGAACGTGGCGGATCTCGACGCCGAGATCGTCACCGGCGACATGCGCGACGAGGCGTCGATGCGCGCCGCGCTGCGCGGCGTGCGCTACCTGCTGCATGTCGCGGCCGACTACCGGCTGTGGGCACCCGATCCCGACGAGATCGAGCGCGCGAACCTCGAGGGGGCGGTCGCGACGATGCGCGCGGCACGCGCGGAAGGCGTCGAGCGGATCGTCTACACGAGCAGCGTCGCGACGCTGAAGGTGACGAGTGCCGGCGATCCGTCCGACGAAAACCGGCCGCTCACGGCGGAGCAGGCGATCGGCGTCTACAAGCGCAGCAAGGTGCTCGCGGAACGCGCGGTCGAACGGATGATCGCCGACGAAGGGCTGCCGGCCGTGATCGTCAATCCGTCGACGCCGATCGGCCCGCGCGACGTGAAGCCGACGCCGACCGGCCGCATCATCGTCGAGGCCGCGCTCGGCAAGATTCCGGCGTTCGTCGACACGGGGCTGAACCTCGTGCACGTCGACGACGTCGCGCACGGCCACTTCCTCGCGCTCGAGCGCGGCCGGATCGGCGAGCGCTACATCCTCGGCGGCGAGAACCTGCCGCTGCAGCAGATGCTCGCCGACATCGCGCAGATGACGGGCCGCAAGGCGCCGACGATCGCGCTGCCGCGCTGGCCGCTCTATCCGCTCGCAGTCGGCGCGGAAGCGGTCGCGAAGTTCACGAAGAAGGAGCCGTTCGTCACCGTGGACGGGCTGCGGATGTCGAAGAACAAGATGTATTTCACGTCCGCGAAGGCCGAACGCGAGCTCGGCTACCGTGCGCGCCCGTACCGCGAAGGGCTGCGCGATGCGCTCGACTGGTTCGGCTCCGCGGGCTACCTGAAGTAACACAAAGCGGCGTACTTCACGCCGCTTTGCGCACTTTGTTACACGTCGCGCACGGCCCGGCACCGGCGCAGCGGTTAAAATCGCGGGTCTTACGCAGAGAAGACACGCATGAACCTGAACGATCAGATCGCTTCGCTCACCGTGGGCGTCGATCAGCTCCTCCACGATCACCACGCCGCGCAACAGGCGGCCCGCAGCGCGGAAGCCTTCGCGCGCGCCGCAGCAGCGGAAGCCCGGGCCGCGGCAGAGCGTCACGCCGCCGCGGAAACCGAAGCGCAGGCCGCCGCGCAACGCCACACGGCCGCCGCCGCCGAAGCCGAGGCCGCGCAGCAGCGCCACGCGAGCGCGACCGCCGCCGCCGAAGCCGCCGCCCAGCGTCATACCGATGCCACCGCGCAAGCCGAAGCCGCCGTGCAACGCCATGCGGAAGCCACCGCGCTGACCGAAGCACTCGCGCAGCGTCACGCGGATGCCGAAGCGGCGTCGCAGCGCCACGCGGCCGCGATCGCCGAAGCCGAGGCCGCCGCGCAGCGTCATCACGCCGCAGCCACCGAAGCCGAAGCGGCCGCCCAGCGCCATGCGGCCGCGACCGTCGAAGCCGAGGCCGCCGCGAAGCGTCACGCGGAAGCGACCGCCGAAGCCGAAGCGGCCACGCAGCGCCACGCGGCCGCCATCGCGGAAGCCGAAGCCGCCGCCCAGCGCCACACGGCCGCGATCGCCGAAGCCGAAGCGCTCGCGCAGCAGCACGCGCAGGCGATCGCGGAAGCGCAGGCCGCCGCGCAGCGTCACGCCGACGCCACCGCCGAGGCCGAAGCCGTCACGCAACGCCATACCGAAGCGATCGCGCAGGCCGAGGCGGCCGCGCAACGCCACGCCGATGCCGCTGCGCAGGCCGAGGCCGTCACGCAACGCCATACCGAAGCGATCGCACAAGCCGAAGCGGCTGCGCAGCACCACGCGAAGGCCATCGCCGACGCCGAGGCGCTGGTCGAGGCCGTCGTCAAGGAAGCCGCGACGAGCGCGGTGGCCGCCACGGCCGTTGCGGCGGAAGTCGTCGAACCCGCGCCGGCCGACACGCCGGCGGCGGAACCGGCCGTGAACGCGCCCGCGCCGGCCGTGGCCGAAGCGGTGGAGGCAACGGCCGACACCGGGACGGCAATCGTCGCGACGGCGCAAGCCGACACGCCGGTTGAAGGTGAAGTCGAAGCCGAAGCCGAAGCCGCCAACACGCCGGCGCCGTCCGACAAATCGACGCTGCACGTATCGCGTCCGACGCAGAACGAACTCACGCTGACCATCAACGGCGAATCGATCACGCTGCATCCGGAGCAACTGGGCCAGTTGATCGAGGAACTCGCGCATGCTCGCGCGTCGATGCAGCCCGAGCCGCCGCCCGGCATCCCGGCCGGCTGGCGCTTCGTGACGACGAAGAACCCGATGATGGCCGTGCAGAAGCAGTCGAACGGCGATCGCCTGCTGGTCGCCCGTCACACGGGCTACGGCTGGGTGCCGTTCACGTTCTCGCCGGACGTCGTGATCCAGATGTACATGATGCTGACCCAGCGCTAGGCACCGGCAGGCAGCCCCCGCCGAAAACGAAACAGCCCGATCGTTTCCACGATCGGGCTGTTTGCTTTCCGGCTGCCGGGAGGCACGCCTCCCGGGATCCGCTCAGCGCTCCACCGGCGCCTGCACGCGCGCCTTCCACTGGCCGCCCTTGCCGCGCCAGTAGCGCCACGCGGACGCGAATGTCGCGCCGACGTAGAACAGCGCGACGAGCGGCAGTGCAGGCGCCCACAGCGGCGAGCGCCGGTAGTAGCGCAGCATCGGCGCATACGCGGCGCACATCGACGCCCACGCGAGCCACGCCGGCCACGCGCGCGCGCCGTACGCGAGCGCCGCGGCGGGCGGCACGAGATAGATGATCGTCATCCCGAGCAGCGTGCCGGCCAGCAGCAGCGGCGAGTAGTGCAGCTGCGTGAACGCCGTGCGCGCGATCATGTTCCAGATGTCGCGCCAGCTGTCGTACGGGCGCAGCGACACGCTGCGGTCGGCCAGGTCGAGCCGGATCGGGTGGCGGCCGCTGCCGCGGTGCTTCATCTGCGCGGCCAGGCTGCAGTCGTCGATCAGCGCGCCGCGGATCGACTCGATGCCGCCCGCTTCCTCGAGCGCCGTGCGCTTCACCAGCATGCAGCCGCCCGCGGCACCGGCCGTCCGGTTGCGCGGGTTGTTGATCCACGAGAACGGGTAGAGCTTCGCGAAGAAGAACACGAACGCCGGGATCAGCGCCTTTTCCCAGAACGAATCGCAGCGCAGCCGCACCATCAGCGACACGAGATCGCGGTTCTCGGCCTGCGCGCGCGTGACGAGCTGCGCGACGGCGTCCGGCGGATGGCCGATGTCGGCGTCCGTCAGCAGCAGGTAGTCGGCCGGCAGGCCGAGCGCCTGCACCGCGGCGATCCCCTGCGACTGCGCCCACACCTTGCCCGACCAGCCGGCCGGCAGCGGCTTCGCGGCCAGCACCGTCAGCCGGTCGGCGCGGTTGATCGCGAGCGCGGCCGCGCGGGCCGCGTCGGCGGTGCCGTCGTCGCTGTGGTCGTCGACAATGATCAGATGAAATTCGCCCGGGTAATCCTGCTCGAGCAGCGAAGTCGCCGCCCGGGCGATCACGTCGGCCTCGTTGCGCGCCGGCACGACCGCGACGACGGCCGGCCAGCCCGCCTCGGCCGCGGCGCCGCGCGCCTCGGGCGGCAGCGGCCGCGCGGGCACCGCGCGCCAGAAACCGCCGCGCGCGACGAGCAGCACGATCCAGATGATCAGCGACAGCCCGGACACCAGGAAAGCGAGAACCAGCATCATCGGCGCGCCTCCTGCCAGGCGCCGGGTTCGGCAAAATCAATGGGGGTCGGGAACAAAACGCCCGAAACGGCACGGGCGGCCGGGTAATACGCGTAAGAATCGACGGTCATCGAATGGCCTTGGAATGAGCGCGGCGCCGGGCAGCCGGAGCGGCTGCCCGCGAAACCGCATAGTTTACTGGGTTCCGCACGCGGCAGCGCCGACGCGGCTCTCCCGCAAATGCAACACGGCAGACACAGCACCAAAGCAAGGACGGCCCGATAGAGTTAAAATGCGCGATTAATTCGGGGTTCCGGGGCCTGGCCGGCCGGTTCGTTCCTGCCTTCATAACATCAAGCCGGGGCGAGCGAGCGAGTGCCAGCTCCTCGAACCCCGGCGTCTGTCGTCGGAGTTCGCTCACTTATGCGAGTCATCCTTGCCCAGCCCCGCGGCTTTTGTGCGGGAGTTGTCCGTGCGATCGAGATCGTCGACCGCGCGCTGCAACAGCACGGTGCGCCGGTCTATGTGCGTCATGAGATCGTGCATAACCGGCATGTCGTCGAAAACCTGCGTAATAAAGGGGCGCGATTCGTTGAGGAGCTCGACGAGGTGCCCCACGGCGCTGTCGCGATCTTCAGCGCGCACGGTGTCGCCCAGACGGTCGAGCGCGATGCGGAAACGCGCGGGCTCGACGTGCTCGACGCCACCTGCCCGCTCGTCACGAAAGTGCACGTGCAAGGCCGCCAGTACGTCGCGGCGGGCCGCCGGCTGATCCTGATCGGCCATGCGGGCCACCCGGAAGTCGAGGGTACGATCGGCCAGATTCCGGCCGAGGTGATCCTCGTGCAAAGCGAAGCGGAAGTCGATACGCTGACGCTGCCCGTCGACACGCCGGTCGCGTACATCACGCAGACCACGCTGTCGGTCGACGATACGCGCGGCATCATCGAAGCGCTGCAGCGCCGGTTCACCGACATCGTCGGCCCGGACACGCGCGACATCTGCTATGCCACGCAGAATCGCCAGGCTGCCGTGCGCGAACTGAGCGAACAGGTCGACGTACTGCTCGTGGTCGGTGCGACGAACAGCTCGAACTCGAACCGCCTGCGCGAGATCGGCACCGAAAGCGGTGTGCCGAGCTATCTCGTCGCCGACGGTTCGGAAGTCAAGGCCGAATGGTTCGCGAATGCGACGACCGTCGGCCTGACCGCCGGGGCGTCCGCGCCCGAGGAAATGGTCGAAGATGTAATCGGCGCGTTGCGCGCGCTGGGCCCCGTCGACGTCACGACGATGGCGGGCCGTGAAGAAAAAGTCGAATTCAAGTTGCCGGCGAAGCTCACGCAAGCTGTCGCCCGCGAAGTTTAAGGAGGACATCTCTTGTCTATTCCGCTGCTCCAGCAAGTCCGCGTCGGCGCGTACATCACGCGCCAACACCTGTCCGGCAACAAACGCTATCCGCTCGCGCTGATGCTCGAGCCGCTGTTCCGCTGCAACCTCGCTTGCAACGGCTGCGGCAAGATCGATTACCCGGATCCCATCCTGAACCAGCGCCTGTCCGTCCAGGAATGCCTGGAAGCGGTCGACGAGTGCGGCGCACCCATCGTGTCGATCGCCGGCGGCGAGCCGCTGCTGCACAAGGAAATGCCGGAAATCGTCCGCGGCATCATGAAGCGCAAGAAGTTCGTCTACCTCTGCACGAACGCGCTGCTGATGGAAAAGAAGATGGACGACTACCAGCCGAGCCCGTACTTCGTCTGGTCGGTCCACCTCGACGGCGACGCGCAGATGCACGACCACTCGGTGTCGCAGGAAGGCGTGTACGACAAGGCGGTCGCGGCGATCAAGGAAGCGAAGCGCCGCGGCTTCCGCGTGAACATCAACTGCACGCTGTTCAACGATGCGATCCCCGAGCGCGTCGCGAAGTTCTTCGATACGCTCAAGCCGATCGGCGTCGACGGCATCACCGTGTCGCCGGGCTACGCGTACGAGCGCGCACCGGATCAGCAGCACTTCCTGAACCGCGACAAGACGAAGAACCTGTTCCGCGAGATCCTGAAGCGCGGCGAAGGCGGCAAGCGCTGGTCGTTCAGCCAGTCGTCGCTGTTCCTCGACTTCCTGGCCGGCAACCAGACGTACAAGTGCACGCCGTGGGGCAACCCGGCGCGTACGGTGTTCGGCTGGCAGAAGCCGTGCTACCTGGTCGGCGAAGGTTACGTGAAGACCTTCAAGGAACTGATGGAAGACACGAACTGGGACAACTACGGCGTCGGCAACTACGAGAAGTGCGCGGACTGCATGGTCCACTGCGGCTTCGAGGCGACCGCCGTGATGGACACGATGGCGCATCCGCTGAAGGCGTTCGCCGTGAGCCGCAAGGGCATCAAGACCGACGGCCCGTTCGCACCGGACATTCCGATCGACAAGCAGCGTCCGGCCGAGTACGTGTTCTCGCGCCACGTCGAGATCAAGCTCGAGGAAATCCAGCGCGCCGGCAAGGGCAAGCTGCAGAAGCCGGCGAAGCCGGCAGCCGCCGCCTAAGCGCGTTTCGCCACGCGGGGGCTTGCCCTCCGCGCCGGCGGGAAAAAAGAAGCGCCACGGAGCCTGCTCCGTGGCGCTTTTGTTTTGGGCCGAGGTGTCGAGTCGCGTTCCGCCGTCACCTTATGGCCACGACAGGCCGCGACAGCCGTGCAATCGCTGCTTCGGCGATTAACGGCGGCCGTGCCGGTGCGGCCGGCCCTGTCTCCTCCAGACTCCCGGCGAAACCGGTGCGACGCTACGCGGCCAGCGATTCGGCCGCGTGCACCCGCATCTTCTCCGCCGCGCCCGCGACGAGCGCCGGCTGGCCGCTCGACGCGAACGCGCAGACGTGCTCCCACAGCTCGGCCAGCCGACGCCGCGTGAGCGTCGTGACGCAGGTGTCGTTCGCCGCAAGCACCTGCTCGAGCACCGCGCATTCGTCGTCGTGCAGTGTCCATGCGCCGCCTTGCGCCGCGCGTGCCACGCCCGCGTCGAGCGCACGCTCGGCGTCGACGCACAGGTCGATGTCGGCATCCGCGCACACCGCATCGTCGAGCGCCAGGAACACCAGGTAGACGCTCGTGCGCAACCGCATCAGCAGCGCCTCGTTGCCATGCCCGCCACGCAGCGCGACGAGCGCCATGTGGCATTTCAGCGAGATGTCGCGTGCATGCACCGGCGGCAGCGGCAGCAACCACTCGCGGGTCAGCGGCACGTGGCGGCGGTGCTTCCGGGAGCCCTTCATGACGGGCTCCCGCTTGCGGGCGCATCGCTCGCCGCGACGGCCGGCCACGCGGTACGGCACGCAACGGCATCACGGTGCGCAAGGCGGCGGGGTTTCGCACGACGTCGCGCGCTGCGCGCATCGTCCCGCCGCTGCGACGCTCGCGCGGCCGGCAGCCGGCGCAGCGCCGACGCGCGCACGACGCAGGCAAATCGGATCGGGCAAGCCATGCTCGTCTCCTGCATCAGAACGTGTTCTCGCCCTTCAGGTAGTACGCGGTCTTCACGAAGAACGCCTTGACCGGATGGCCGCCCTGCGCGTCGCGTGCGGCGCGCGCCTCCATCTCGGCCCGCTCTTCGCGCGACCGGTCCGGCACCGGATTGCGGACACGTTCGAGCGCACGCTGCATCGCGAGCGGATAGTTCTGGTTGCCGGCCGACGTCGCGCGATAGCCTGCGCGCGTCATCTGCATCAGTTGCGCGTTGGTTTCGGCACGCGCCGCCGACCAGCTCGACAGCGAGGCATTCGATGCCCCATCGGAAACGGCCGACTGCGCAAAGCTGACGGCGGGCAGCGCAACGAGTGCGCAGGAAAGTACGGCAACGGGAACGAGGGATCGCATAGTGGCCTCCAGGTGGTTGTCCCCGCATCGATCGTGTTCGACGATGCGTTGAAAGCATCGTATGTCGCGCTGCATGCCGCTTGAATAGCCGATTCCGCAATTGATATTTTCGGCTTCGGAATTCGGTGCGCGAACCACGTCATGCGCGAATCCCTCTCAATCGGAATTTCTTTATTTCATTCAATGCCCTGATCGCATTTGTTCAGACGATCCGAAGCCGTGCACACAGCGCTTTTTCAATTTCCGAAATGACGTGTTGCCGATGCGATCGCAGCGGGCGCACCTTCCGGCAAGGCTTCCGGCGTGATATCGCGCGTGCGGATACCCGCGGATATCTCGAACCGCGGCCTTGCCGGATCGAACGGTTCTCGTGATTCAGG
Proteins encoded in this region:
- a CDS encoding glycosyltransferase translates to MMLVLAFLVSGLSLIIWIVLLVARGGFWRAVPARPLPPEARGAAAEAGWPAVVAVVPARNEADVIARAATSLLEQDYPGEFHLIIVDDHSDDGTADAARAAALAINRADRLTVLAAKPLPAGWSGKVWAQSQGIAAVQALGLPADYLLLTDADIGHPPDAVAQLVTRAQAENRDLVSLMVRLRCDSFWEKALIPAFVFFFAKLYPFSWINNPRNRTAGAAGGCMLVKRTALEEAGGIESIRGALIDDCSLAAQMKHRGSGRHPIRLDLADRSVSLRPYDSWRDIWNMIARTAFTQLHYSPLLLAGTLLGMTIIYLVPPAAALAYGARAWPAWLAWASMCAAYAPMLRYYRRSPLWAPALPLVALFYVGATFASAWRYWRGKGGQWKARVQAPVER
- the hpnA gene encoding hopanoid-associated sugar epimerase; this encodes MTDTSRDLVLVTGASGFVGSAVARIAQQKGYAVRVLVRPTSPRTNVADLDAEIVTGDMRDEASMRAALRGVRYLLHVAADYRLWAPDPDEIERANLEGAVATMRAARAEGVERIVYTSSVATLKVTSAGDPSDENRPLTAEQAIGVYKRSKVLAERAVERMIADEGLPAVIVNPSTPIGPRDVKPTPTGRIIVEAALGKIPAFVDTGLNLVHVDDVAHGHFLALERGRIGERYILGGENLPLQQMLADIAQMTGRKAPTIALPRWPLYPLAVGAEAVAKFTKKEPFVTVDGLRMSKNKMYFTSAKAERELGYRARPYREGLRDALDWFGSAGYLK
- the ispH gene encoding 4-hydroxy-3-methylbut-2-enyl diphosphate reductase; this translates as MRVILAQPRGFCAGVVRAIEIVDRALQQHGAPVYVRHEIVHNRHVVENLRNKGARFVEELDEVPHGAVAIFSAHGVAQTVERDAETRGLDVLDATCPLVTKVHVQGRQYVAAGRRLILIGHAGHPEVEGTIGQIPAEVILVQSEAEVDTLTLPVDTPVAYITQTTLSVDDTRGIIEALQRRFTDIVGPDTRDICYATQNRQAAVRELSEQVDVLLVVGATNSSNSNRLREIGTESGVPSYLVADGSEVKAEWFANATTVGLTAGASAPEEMVEDVIGALRALGPVDVTTMAGREEKVEFKLPAKLTQAVAREV
- the hpnH gene encoding adenosyl-hopene transferase HpnH; the protein is MSIPLLQQVRVGAYITRQHLSGNKRYPLALMLEPLFRCNLACNGCGKIDYPDPILNQRLSVQECLEAVDECGAPIVSIAGGEPLLHKEMPEIVRGIMKRKKFVYLCTNALLMEKKMDDYQPSPYFVWSVHLDGDAQMHDHSVSQEGVYDKAVAAIKEAKRRGFRVNINCTLFNDAIPERVAKFFDTLKPIGVDGITVSPGYAYERAPDQQHFLNRDKTKNLFREILKRGEGGKRWSFSQSSLFLDFLAGNQTYKCTPWGNPARTVFGWQKPCYLVGEGYVKTFKELMEDTNWDNYGVGNYEKCADCMVHCGFEATAVMDTMAHPLKAFAVSRKGIKTDGPFAPDIPIDKQRPAEYVFSRHVEIKLEEIQRAGKGKLQKPAKPAAAA